DNA sequence from the Coffea arabica cultivar ET-39 chromosome 11c, Coffea Arabica ET-39 HiFi, whole genome shotgun sequence genome:
CATCAAAAGTATATACATACCATGATCAACAATCTTCTTTGCACACATGTATTAAActgataaaaaagaaaaatattttttatttatttttcataaaaattcaccttattcatttttagtttaaTGCGcacttttatcttctttttcctttctattAAACTTTAATGAGATTATACAAATAATGACAATgatagaaattaagaaaatattttctttaacAGAAtccttagaaaattttcttgtcCATGTTGGAATTAATGTTTCTctactcttttttgtttcttcttatCATTAGACTTTGATGCGAGTAACAACAATACAAAAAATCAGTAAACTTTTGTAAACACAAAGTgttattaaattttgttttgttttacccTCCCTCCCCTCCCCACACTCTTTCCATCCCCAATTGCCAAGCTTAGAAAGTATTATTAAACTCTGTATTCGGCAAAGTAATTTCATCATCCTTTTAGTTTATATAACTTGACAAAAGGATTGTATTCATATTTTCTtcattcaaatatatacatacatacatacatacctatatatatagggataatatcagaaacctccccttaggtttctcttaatatcacctGATACTCCTaaggtttcaaaaatatcacttacttCCCTTACTTTAgttatttgtgtaacaaaatttttaaaaaccctAAACTACCCTTTCACTTACTAAATAAAAATGTTCCTAAGTCACTTTGTTCACTTCAAGAAAACCATCACTTCAAAAGCAATCTCTTGTAGTACTACTATATCACAATGCTCTAccccataaaaatataaatttgaaaaataaaaatgatatttgaaaagaaatacgTTTGTATCAATTTAATTCAATATGCTCAAAATCGATTTCTTATGAATTTACATTTTTTCCACCATCTTCTTAACCCTTGCTCAAACCATTAAATTATACcaattattataaaaattaactcaaaataagcaaataaatagTACCCCCACTttatcacaatcacaaaaagtaaaagataaataaaatttaatttattataatttataatataatattacATATTCATCCAAAAATATATGAGTAAGAGAGAATGgtggagaaaagggaaaaagaagaaagtgacttccatttcttttttttaaaaaaaatttttgagctTAATTTATTTAATATGTTGTAAATTATGTGTTAAGTGAGGGTTCATATAGTCTTTTGACAATTATtaggggaggtaagtgatatttctaAAACCTCAAGGGTACtaagtgatattaagagaaacctcaagggaggtttctgatattatcccatatatatatatatagccaaaacaattaaaaatagatAATATGCCTTATATTTAAACGTAAAGTATGAGTATAGACTTTAGTCAAATCTTAAGGGGGGAGTGAAAGTTCTTGTGCCCGGCTCTAGCATGAGAATTTAGAACCAATTTACAAGACTAAAGACAAAATAGCACTGTAAATTACTCATTACTCCCTTATTTTTGTATAATACCACATGGCTCTTTGGTGTTTTAAAATATTCACATAATCTCGCTATGATTTTATGTAAAATAGAAAATAGATGGAAAGCATATCTGGTTATGGTGATTGGTCGAGACACGCTCCAAAAGTGCGTGTGATGACATTAAAATATCCACTAAACCCACCTAtcattttaaataaatattcaCTTAACCCATTTGTAGTTTTATATTAATCCACATATTATCCTGTTGAATCCCCCTATAGTTTGAAACAAAGAGGTTAAACTTCCTTTTAAGtaattgttttttctttttttttttttaagtgggaGGTCTAAAATTAGCGCTTAAGTTAGGGTAATACGAGCATTTTAATTAATGCTGTTTTGTAGACTATTTccatcaaattttcactttatataGAACTACAAAGGTtatgtgaataattaaaaaCTTTGAAGGAATATTGGTTAGAGGCTTATAGCAAGTGATAAAACCAATTCTAGCTGGCTTTTGTTACCCTGAATTTGGGATCTAATTGGTGTTGAAGGTGCAATTGGCTATAGGGTCATATCATTCTTGTAATCTAACTTCTGGTCATCACACATgttttaggaaaataataggcgcCAGATTCTATGACGATTTTGATCTTTCTACCAATAAACCAAATAAGCGTCAAGGCTCACCAAGAGATGCAGTAGCTGGAGCAGCATGCAGTTGCTAATGCCAGTTATTATGGCCTTGCAAGGGGCAAAGCAAGGGGTGGAGTACCCTCTGCTAGAATAGCTGCATACAAGGCCTGCTCAACAGATGGTTGTAGCGGTTCCACCATCCTCAAAGCAATCGAAGATGCCCTCAGTGATGGGGTGGACATCATATCAATTTCGGTCGGTCAGAGTTCAGTTTTTCAGCCTGATTTTCTGAGTGATCCAATAGCCATTGGAGCTTTCCATGCTGCAGAGAAAGGAGTAATGGTCATATGCTCAGCTGGAAATGAAGGGCCTGAACCTTATACCGTTGTTAATTCAGCACCATGGCTGTTCACTGTGGCAGCATCTACTGTCGACCGTGATTTGCAGTCCATTGTgattcttggaaacaaaagatcctatcatttatatataaattaagaaatttgtgctgtcttttcttttttcctaatAGGGAAGGGATGGAATTTAAATTGCGAGAAGGGGGAAGAGGGATTAGGATGTAGGATCTCTAAATCCTGAGATCTCATTCTTAGCTACTCGATTAAGGTTCAAATAAAGACTATACCACATCAATTAGGAGTATAATTCACTTCGTGTTTAATGTTATGTTTGTCATACTATCAGTCGATCTGGAATGGTTTCTTCGTTATTTCATAAACCGAGTCTATAATTAATGTCCaggaaaatctcaaattttggtttatttacTAGACCCATAAATCAAGCATCTAATGTCTAGGACATTGCGGCCTATTCAATAACTTTTGAATATaaattacaagtccaaaatgctTAAATGAAgttattaattacttgtttactttgtttctttttgtttacttgtttactTTGAATTTTAACAATTAACcaatatttgtttctttttgtttacTAGTTTACTTTGAATTTTAACAATTAACCAATATGTGATGCAATATGCTACAAATATTATATTTGAAGGATTTTTCTATCCAGTGTTGAGGACACTTGTTAATTAGTACACTTAGATTATTCTAACTTATCAATTTAATGCATCACATTGACATTTATTACAATCCAGCATTTAAACACTTCTCTAAATTAGtttcacttttaaaaaaaatcaacactTGAGACCTCTCTTAAAGGTTGGACTTCCACCGAGTTTAGCAATTTACTCATTTTAAAGGTTTTTGTTTTATACTGTTTAATTTCGTATCTGGAAATACTAAGATAAGATTTGGTTATTTGTCATCGTGTTTAGACTAAAGTATCACATTGGAATTTGACACCATTAAATTATATTGATTGTGCCTGTGAATGTATTTGGCTGCTGCAACGCATGTTGTGTATATGACTATATGCTTATAGATTTGCAATTGAGTCTGCTTTTTTCACAAAATCTAGAATTTCATCTTTGTTGTTCCAAACAATGTAAAATAGGGGACTGCAATTAATTTCTCGCCCCTCAAGTACTCATCAAAAGCTTATCCTCTTGCATTTGGAGAAAATGTTGCAgctccttttgtctctccatcagATGCAAAGTAATCCATGGTTTTCTAATACAACTTTTCTATTTGTACGTCCATCGGATGACATGttgacttttaaaaaaaaaaaaaaaaatttccggtGAGGATGGGTGGAACTTTAGAAGCAAAGAAGGGGATTTGAATCTGTATGAATGTTGACTTCTTAAAATGCTTAAACATAAATAAGACCAAAATTGCCAAGGAACAACTAAAGTTCGAATTAGACCATTGttgaacttttttctttttccttttttggaagAGCAGCGGTTGAAAACTGTGTGAAAAACAAGTACAATTAATGTGAGTGGGGACTTTTTGATGAGTCTGTACGCTGGCTGCGTTAGGAATTATATAACTAGAATAGAACTTAATTATCCCTGGCActcttttgctttcatttttttgtCTTAATAAAGCAATTTTTGGTGCATTTAGGCCCTTAACTTTTATGGACAAATTATCCCTAGCAATTAAGCTTCCCTCTGTTTGAACTTGTTTATCTTGTCATTTTGTCTTAATGAACTAAAATGGAATTGTTAGTATAATCAAGAGAA
Encoded proteins:
- the LOC140016534 gene encoding CO(2)-response secreted protease-like — its product is MPYSARDNESHSVYGVARYYGLARGKARGGVPSARIAAYKACSTDGCSGSTILKAIEDALSDGVDIISISVGQSSVFQPDFLSDPIAIGAFHAAEKGVMVICSAGNEGPEPYTVVNSAPWLFTVAASTVDRDLQSIGTAINFSPLKYSSKAYPLAFGENVAAPFVSPSDAK